Proteins from one Falco naumanni isolate bFalNau1 chromosome 2, bFalNau1.pat, whole genome shotgun sequence genomic window:
- the LOC121083408 gene encoding interstitial collagenase-like produces the protein MQEFFGLQVTGKPDLETLEMMKKPRCGIPDVGQYVFTAGNPKWKRNNLTYRILNYTPKMRQADVDAAIQKALSVWSNVTPLTFQKVDDKEADIMISFAYRDHHDNSPFDGPNGQLAHAFQPGEGIGGDVHLDEEEAWTKDGRGYNLFIVIAHELGHSLGLSHSNDPGALMYPTYSYTDPSEFLLPQDDIDGIQAIYGQSNAAVQPTGPRTPQACDPNLTFDAITTLRGEIIFFKGRYMLRKHPLRAEAELNFISLFWPNLPAGIQAAYENVERDEVLLFKESKYWLLRGYDIAPGYPKPIYHLGFPKTVKRVNAAYSDETTGKTYFFVADRYWRYDENKKTMDHGYPRKIVSDFGKIGRVDAVFQKNGYVYFFHGTTQFQFDPRAKRIVGQMKSISWFNC, from the exons ATGCAGGAATTCTTTGGACTGCAAGTGACTGGGAAACCTGATCTTGAAACTTTGGAGATGATGAAAAAACCCAGATGTGGTATACCTGATGTAGGGCAATATGTGTTCACAGCAGGGAATcccaaatggaaaagaaataatctgaCATACAG GATTTTGAATTACACCCCAAAGATGAGACAAGCTGATGTAGATGCAGCAATCCAAAAAGCTCTCAGTGTCTGGAGCAATGTGACGCCACTGACGTTCCAAAAGGTTGATGACAAAGAAGCAGATATAATGATCTCTTTTGCCTACAGAG ACCACCATGACAATTCTCCTTTTGATGGCCCCAATGGGCAGCTGGCTCATGCCTTCCAGCCTGGTGAAGGCATTGGTGGAGATGTGCATCTTGATGAGGAGGAAGCCTGGACAAAAGATGGAAGAG GATACAATTTGTTCATTGTTATTGCCCATGAGCTTGGCCATTCGCTGGGTCTGTCACATTCAAATGATCCTGGAGCACTGATGTATCCAACTTACTCCTACACGGACCCCAGTGAATTCCTTCTTCCTCAGGATGACATTGATGGCATTCAAGCCATCtatg GACAGTCtaatgctgctgtgcagccaaCAGGCCCCAGAACTCCACAAGCTTGTGACCCAAATTTGACATTTGATGCTATTACTACCCTACGTGGAGAAATAATATTCTTCAAGGGCAG atATATGCTGCGCAAACATCCTTTGAGGGCAGAGGCGGAGCTCAATTTTATCTCACTGTTCTGGCCAAATTTACCAGCAGGAATTCAAGCTGCTTATGAAAACGTGGAGAGAGATGaagttttacttttcaaag AGAGTAAATACTGGCTTCTCAGGGGATACGACATTGCACCTGGCTATCCTAAACCAATCTATCATTTGGGGTTCCCGAAGACTGTTAAAAGAGTTAATGCAGCTTACAGTGATGaaaccacaggaaaaacatACTTCTTTGTAGCTGACAGATACTGGAG ATAcgatgaaaacaaaaaaaccatgGATCATGGTTATCCCAGGAAAATAGTCTCTGACTTTGGAAAAATTGGCAGAGTTgatgctgttttccagaaaaacg gCTATGTCTACTTCTTCCATGGAACAACTCAGTTCCAGTTTGATCCTCGTGCCAAACGGATTGTTGGACAAATGAAGAGCATCAGCTGGTTTAATTGTTAA